In Arthrobacter sp. CDRTa11, one DNA window encodes the following:
- a CDS encoding PIG-L deacetylase family protein — protein MANAGTVLVVSAHAGDFVWRAGGAIAAATARGDRAVVVCLSYGERGESASQWLAGKSLDEIKAIRRGEAEAAAEALGAEIEFLDAGDYPLLPSRELLDELVRIYRRVQPTVVLTHPLLDPYNGDHPAAGKLAIEARILAQAIGYEAPGEVLGAPPVFFFEPHQPEQCDFKPDVLLDITSAFPAKEKAMKCLPAQQHMWDYYTSLAVRRGVQVKRNAGPNLGLPVDTKGEAYMRYYPQVTEVLE, from the coding sequence ATGGCCAATGCAGGCACCGTGCTGGTGGTAAGCGCGCACGCCGGCGACTTCGTCTGGCGGGCCGGCGGCGCCATTGCCGCCGCCACCGCCCGAGGTGATCGCGCCGTCGTCGTCTGCCTCTCCTACGGCGAGCGCGGCGAGTCAGCCAGCCAGTGGCTGGCGGGGAAATCACTGGACGAAATCAAGGCCATCCGGCGCGGAGAGGCCGAGGCCGCCGCCGAGGCCCTGGGTGCCGAAATCGAATTCCTCGACGCCGGCGACTACCCCCTCCTGCCGAGCCGGGAACTGCTGGATGAGCTGGTGCGGATCTACCGCCGGGTCCAGCCCACCGTTGTGCTGACGCATCCGCTGCTGGATCCCTACAACGGCGACCACCCGGCAGCCGGAAAACTGGCAATCGAAGCCAGGATCCTGGCCCAGGCCATTGGTTACGAGGCTCCGGGCGAAGTGCTGGGTGCACCGCCCGTGTTCTTCTTCGAGCCGCATCAGCCCGAACAGTGCGACTTCAAGCCAGATGTCCTGCTCGACATCACCTCCGCTTTCCCCGCCAAGGAGAAGGCAATGAAGTGCCTGCCCGCCCAGCAGCACATGTGGGACTACTACACCTCCCTTGCGGTGCGCCGCGGGGTCCAGGTGAAGCGCAACGCCGGCCCCAACCTCGGCCTGCCGGTTGACACCAAGGGAGAGGCGTACATGCGCTATTACCCCCAGGTCACCGAGGTCCTCGAATGA
- a CDS encoding 4-carboxy-4-hydroxy-2-oxoadipate aldolase/oxaloacetate decarboxylase: MKTVVVTDVPRADASAIDALGSHGVATVHEAMGRTGLVGASLRPIQESVRIAGSAVTVLCWPGDNLMIHAAVEQCREGDVLVVTTASPSLDGSFGELFATALQQRGVRGLVTTGGVRDVADLRAMGFPVWSAAVNAQGTVKATAGSVNVPITVGGTVVRPGDVVVADDDGVLCVPRADVQSALEAADARVMKEAESRAAYVAGELSLDRNRLRGVLEDLGVRYVSAAEYYAAEAAEHRAAESGADHGRG, from the coding sequence ATGAAGACCGTTGTGGTCACTGATGTCCCGCGGGCGGATGCTTCCGCCATAGACGCGCTCGGATCGCACGGCGTCGCGACGGTGCACGAAGCTATGGGTCGCACAGGACTGGTGGGTGCCTCGCTCCGTCCCATCCAGGAGTCGGTCCGGATTGCGGGTTCTGCGGTCACCGTCCTCTGCTGGCCGGGCGACAACCTGATGATCCATGCTGCGGTGGAGCAGTGCCGGGAAGGTGACGTGCTGGTGGTGACCACGGCGTCCCCCTCGCTTGACGGCTCGTTTGGCGAACTGTTCGCCACAGCTCTGCAACAGCGCGGAGTGCGGGGGCTGGTGACAACCGGCGGGGTCCGGGACGTGGCAGACCTGCGGGCCATGGGGTTTCCGGTTTGGTCTGCCGCGGTCAACGCCCAGGGGACGGTCAAGGCCACCGCAGGCTCAGTGAATGTGCCCATCACGGTGGGCGGCACGGTGGTGCGCCCGGGGGACGTCGTCGTCGCTGATGACGACGGCGTACTGTGCGTGCCGCGCGCGGACGTCCAGTCTGCCCTCGAAGCGGCCGATGCGCGGGTGATGAAAGAGGCGGAGTCACGTGCGGCCTACGTCGCCGGCGAGTTGAGCCTGGACCGCAACCGGCTCCGCGGCGTCTTGGAGGACCTGGGCGTACGCTATGTGAGCGCTGCTGAATACTACGCGGCAGAAGCCGCTGAGCACAGAGCCGCAGAATCCGGGGCGGATCATGGCCGGGGTTGA
- a CDS encoding 4-oxalomesaconate tautomerase, with product MAGVEGIPCLYMRGGTSKGAFFLAADLPADHEERDDLLLRIMGTPDPRQIDGLGGAHPLTSKVAVISPSPDDGADVDYLFLQLGVDSAFVTDRQNCGNILAGVGPFAVERGLVPPGNGHTDVRIRMVNTDSLATATFATPDGQVDYDGDLEIDGVPGTAGAIRLNFEGTAGSSTGALFPSGSVLDRVAGVDATCVDNGMPTVLMRAADLGLTGGESPEELEADDDLADRLRAIRLEAAKVMGMGDVSDATVPKLVLLAQPSAGGAIATRSFLPVRVHTSIGVLGALTVGAGVLAEGSVGHGLAALPSRGDPLRIEHPTGHFDVDIAVESTPDGFTVTKSAALRTARKIFDGRVFPRPRL from the coding sequence ATGGCCGGGGTTGAGGGAATCCCCTGCCTCTATATGCGTGGGGGCACGTCCAAGGGTGCGTTCTTCCTCGCGGCGGACCTCCCGGCTGACCACGAGGAACGTGACGACCTGCTCCTGCGCATCATGGGCACGCCGGATCCGCGCCAGATCGACGGGCTGGGCGGTGCGCATCCGCTCACCAGCAAGGTGGCCGTCATCTCGCCATCCCCCGACGACGGCGCCGACGTCGACTATCTTTTCCTCCAGCTGGGCGTCGACAGCGCCTTTGTGACCGACCGCCAAAACTGCGGCAACATCCTGGCCGGCGTCGGTCCGTTCGCGGTGGAGCGCGGCCTCGTTCCGCCCGGCAACGGGCATACCGACGTCCGCATCCGGATGGTCAATACTGACAGCCTGGCCACGGCCACGTTCGCCACTCCGGACGGGCAAGTGGACTACGACGGCGACCTCGAGATCGACGGCGTCCCCGGTACGGCGGGAGCGATCAGGCTCAACTTCGAGGGGACAGCCGGATCCTCCACCGGGGCGCTCTTCCCGTCCGGCAGCGTGCTGGACCGGGTTGCCGGAGTAGACGCCACTTGCGTGGACAATGGCATGCCCACCGTCCTGATGCGCGCCGCCGACCTCGGGCTGACGGGCGGCGAATCACCTGAGGAGCTGGAGGCCGACGACGATCTGGCAGACCGCCTTAGGGCGATCCGCCTTGAAGCCGCAAAAGTGATGGGCATGGGCGATGTCTCCGATGCCACCGTGCCAAAGCTTGTACTGCTGGCCCAGCCCAGCGCAGGCGGCGCCATTGCCACCCGCAGCTTCCTGCCAGTGCGGGTTCACACCTCAATTGGTGTGCTGGGGGCTCTTACAGTAGGCGCGGGAGTGCTGGCAGAGGGATCAGTGGGCCACGGACTCGCTGCCTTGCCCTCCCGCGGCGATCCGCTGCGTATCGAACATCCCACCGGCCATTTCGACGTCGACATTGCGGTCGAGTCAACTCCGGACGGGTTCACCGTCACCAAATCGGCAGCCCTCCGCACGGCGCGGAAGATTTTCGACGGGCGTGTCTTCCCGCGGCCACGCCTGTGA
- a CDS encoding VOC family protein: MTEYTSFDVGHVGNVELLTPTFDKSLWFFRDLLAMRVVAEAGDSVYLRTWDEYQLYTLKLTASAEAGVGRTTFRATSQEALERRVAAIEATGLGIGWVEGEVGTGPAYAFQDPDGHDMAIYYETERYVATDDKPALKNQASAFPGRGVNVRRLDHINYLAKDVVANGEFVATALRGRESERIKLDDGGYAAWWFHFNNKSYDIVYSDDWLKHGNRLHHVAFAPDTREDILKAADIFLENGIHIESGPHKHAINQTFFLYVWEPGGNRIELANAGARLLLDPDSPVVEWTQEERKKGQAWGMKTIETFHTHGTPVVHQ, from the coding sequence ATGACCGAGTACACCTCATTCGACGTCGGCCACGTGGGGAACGTGGAGTTGCTGACACCCACCTTCGATAAGAGCCTGTGGTTCTTCCGCGACCTGCTGGCCATGCGTGTTGTCGCCGAGGCCGGCGATTCGGTATACCTGCGCACGTGGGACGAATATCAGCTGTACACGCTGAAGCTCACCGCATCCGCCGAGGCAGGAGTAGGCCGGACGACGTTCCGGGCAACCAGCCAGGAGGCTCTTGAGCGGCGGGTGGCTGCCATCGAAGCCACTGGCCTGGGCATCGGCTGGGTGGAAGGGGAAGTGGGCACGGGCCCCGCCTACGCTTTCCAGGATCCTGACGGGCACGACATGGCTATCTACTATGAAACCGAGCGGTACGTGGCCACCGACGACAAGCCCGCCCTGAAGAACCAGGCCTCCGCGTTTCCCGGCCGTGGCGTCAACGTCAGGCGGCTGGACCACATCAATTACCTCGCCAAGGATGTGGTGGCCAACGGAGAATTCGTGGCCACAGCCCTGCGGGGACGCGAAAGTGAACGGATCAAGCTGGACGACGGCGGATATGCCGCCTGGTGGTTCCACTTCAACAACAAGTCCTACGACATCGTGTACTCCGACGACTGGTTGAAGCACGGCAACCGGCTGCACCACGTCGCGTTCGCCCCCGACACCCGGGAGGACATCCTCAAGGCAGCCGACATCTTCCTCGAGAACGGCATCCACATCGAGTCAGGCCCCCACAAGCATGCGATCAACCAGACCTTTTTCCTCTACGTCTGGGAGCCCGGCGGCAACCGCATCGAACTCGCCAACGCCGGCGCGCGGCTCCTGCTGGACCCCGACTCCCCGGTGGTGGAGTGGACCCAGGAAGAGCGCAAGAAAGGGCAGGCCTGGGGCATGAAGACCATCGAAACGTTCCACACCCACGGAACACCCGTCGTCCACCAGTGA
- a CDS encoding aldehyde dehydrogenase family protein translates to MTDTVNTSAPVTTGLYIGGAERQAAATLEVVDPGKPGAIVGHAAAAGPGDVDDAIAAAKAAFPEWSALSARERADQMRAAIEGIADFRDEDAAILSQENGKIRMEAWIDSLVFELRWNLALELADEVDATKVLPPAPGIPVSTTVEYQPLGVVTVIVPFNWPIAILGASLPHALLAGNTAIVKPPPTTPLATTRVVQRVAEKLPPGVLNIVTGKDADMSALITSPDVAKVCFTGSVSGGKRIMEMASKSLTRVTLELGGNDAAVVLEDAILDDAHLDRLYASIFDTTGQICMAAKRVFVHRSRMDELVAGLSARLDKAVVGYGLDEGTTMGPLHQPAQKAFVAEIIEEAKEAGADVREFGTLPSDPDLRSGNFLRPALVINPDPSLRVVTQEQFGPVIPLIPFDTEDEAIRAANDSWSGLCGSVWTADPESANRVGGRLVCGYVWVNDHGATRLDLRAPFGGMKQSGMGREQGIEGVRAFQDTRSIAHLDPDALAAG, encoded by the coding sequence ATGACCGACACAGTGAACACTTCAGCGCCGGTGACCACCGGCCTGTACATCGGAGGGGCCGAGCGTCAGGCCGCCGCCACCCTGGAGGTGGTCGATCCGGGCAAACCGGGCGCCATCGTGGGGCATGCGGCAGCGGCGGGCCCGGGTGACGTTGACGACGCGATTGCCGCGGCCAAGGCGGCCTTCCCCGAATGGTCTGCACTGAGCGCACGGGAACGCGCCGACCAGATGCGCGCCGCCATCGAGGGAATCGCCGACTTCCGTGATGAAGATGCCGCCATCCTGTCCCAGGAGAACGGGAAGATCCGGATGGAGGCGTGGATTGACTCACTGGTGTTCGAGCTCCGGTGGAACCTTGCACTGGAGCTGGCGGACGAAGTGGACGCGACCAAAGTCCTTCCCCCGGCGCCAGGGATCCCCGTATCCACCACGGTGGAGTACCAGCCGCTGGGCGTGGTGACGGTCATCGTGCCGTTCAATTGGCCCATCGCGATCCTCGGGGCATCGCTGCCACATGCACTTCTGGCCGGCAACACCGCCATTGTGAAGCCACCGCCCACCACTCCGCTCGCCACCACCCGTGTGGTTCAGAGAGTCGCGGAGAAGCTTCCGCCCGGCGTGCTCAACATCGTGACCGGCAAGGACGCGGACATGTCGGCTCTCATCACAAGCCCCGATGTTGCGAAAGTCTGCTTCACGGGCAGCGTCTCCGGCGGCAAGCGCATCATGGAGATGGCCTCCAAGTCCCTGACCCGGGTGACGCTGGAATTGGGCGGAAACGACGCTGCCGTGGTGCTGGAAGATGCCATCCTTGATGACGCCCACCTTGACCGTCTGTACGCTTCAATCTTCGACACCACCGGCCAGATCTGCATGGCCGCGAAACGGGTTTTCGTCCACCGTTCGCGCATGGATGAGCTGGTGGCAGGACTGTCGGCCCGGCTCGACAAAGCCGTTGTCGGTTACGGATTGGACGAAGGCACCACCATGGGACCGCTGCACCAGCCGGCCCAGAAGGCTTTCGTCGCGGAGATCATCGAGGAGGCAAAGGAAGCGGGCGCCGACGTCAGGGAGTTTGGGACGCTGCCCTCAGATCCGGACCTTCGGAGCGGCAACTTCCTGCGGCCGGCGCTGGTGATCAACCCGGATCCGTCGCTGCGCGTTGTTACCCAGGAGCAGTTCGGCCCGGTGATTCCGCTGATCCCGTTCGACACGGAGGATGAGGCCATCCGTGCCGCTAACGATTCCTGGTCAGGGCTTTGCGGCTCGGTCTGGACGGCCGATCCGGAGTCGGCCAACCGCGTGGGCGGACGGCTGGTCTGTGGCTACGTCTGGGTGAATGACCACGGCGCCACGCGGCTGGACCTGCGTGCTCCCTTCGGGGGAATGAAGCAGTCCGGCATGGGCCGGGAGCAGGGCATCGAGGGAGTGCGTGCCTTCCAGGACACCCGCTCAATCGCCCACCTCGATCCCGATGCCCTGGCCGCGGGCTGA
- a CDS encoding MFS transporter — protein MPPSEQVRHPRLLLFAAVLLTAANLRSTITGVGPLLAQISADLGTTEAALGLLAAIPLIAFALVSPLAHALGMRFGISAVVFCSLIALGAGTVWRSLPGTSLNLWAGTVLTGASLAVANVLLPAVIKREFSDRLAVVTALFTAFLSGTGALASGIVVPVSQIPAGDGVVGWSGALLFSGSLIPLATVVWLAVLMRRRGGEPLPTLGPGTGGPHAVASTAKPEPAPGGRWGVWGDPVAWQVLSYMGFQAMTFYMMVTWLAPLAHSIGRSEVVAGIDVMVLQVSSLAGSLAVPLMLRGRLARWTPAVIPVLGLVAITGLIIAPVLFAGWVILYGLSSGASLAMSFSLFGLRARTSGAAGRLSGMAQSGGYAIAAVGPVAFGSLLSLTGGWLVPLLLVELALAAQLAVGFFVGRERHVMPASSHPSG, from the coding sequence ATGCCACCATCAGAGCAGGTAAGGCATCCCCGTCTCCTCCTTTTCGCCGCCGTGCTGCTGACAGCAGCCAACCTGCGCTCCACGATCACCGGCGTAGGGCCGCTTCTTGCGCAGATCTCGGCGGATCTGGGAACCACTGAGGCTGCCCTGGGGCTGCTGGCCGCCATCCCCCTGATTGCCTTCGCGCTGGTCTCACCCTTGGCTCACGCCCTCGGCATGCGCTTCGGCATTTCGGCCGTTGTGTTCTGCTCCCTGATCGCGCTCGGGGCCGGCACCGTGTGGCGCTCTCTCCCGGGAACGAGCCTGAACCTGTGGGCCGGAACAGTCCTGACCGGAGCATCCCTCGCCGTCGCCAACGTCCTGCTCCCGGCGGTGATTAAGCGTGAATTTAGCGACCGCCTGGCGGTGGTGACGGCACTTTTCACCGCCTTCCTCAGCGGCACGGGAGCGCTGGCCTCGGGGATTGTGGTTCCGGTCTCGCAGATCCCTGCCGGCGACGGAGTAGTTGGCTGGTCCGGTGCGCTGCTGTTCTCGGGATCACTGATTCCACTCGCAACAGTGGTCTGGCTGGCGGTCCTGATGCGAAGGCGGGGAGGAGAACCCCTGCCCACCTTGGGGCCGGGTACCGGAGGGCCGCATGCCGTGGCGTCAACCGCGAAACCGGAGCCAGCACCAGGTGGCCGCTGGGGCGTGTGGGGAGACCCAGTGGCTTGGCAGGTGCTCTCATACATGGGGTTCCAGGCAATGACGTTCTACATGATGGTCACGTGGCTTGCACCGCTGGCACACAGCATCGGGCGTTCGGAGGTGGTGGCCGGGATAGACGTGATGGTGCTCCAGGTGAGTTCGCTCGCGGGTTCACTTGCGGTCCCGCTGATGCTTCGCGGGCGTTTGGCGCGGTGGACACCCGCCGTCATCCCGGTGCTCGGCCTGGTGGCCATCACGGGGCTCATTATCGCGCCGGTGCTTTTCGCGGGTTGGGTGATCCTTTACGGCCTCTCCTCGGGGGCATCTCTGGCGATGTCCTTCAGCCTGTTCGGGCTCCGGGCACGCACCTCCGGGGCTGCGGGGCGGCTGTCGGGCATGGCCCAGTCAGGCGGCTATGCCATTGCTGCTGTGGGTCCCGTTGCCTTTGGCAGCCTGCTTTCGCTCACCGGAGGGTGGCTTGTGCCTCTGCTGCTCGTGGAGCTCGCCCTCGCAGCACAGCTCGCCGTCGGCTTCTTCGTCGGGCGGGAACGGCATGTGATGCCGGCGTCCAGCCATCCCTCCGGCTGA
- a CDS encoding methylenetetrahydrofolate reductase → MTKTTHTINRAASRELMKDFSLEMTGKDVPSLLEARPLIPLGTRINVTFLGNEDLEMRVAAAKSVREMGFVPVPHISARRLESEQRFREFLSRLQDVDAAQHIFAVGGDPAQPEGPYSDSLSLIHSGILQEFGVREVGIGGYPEGHPDIRKDVLWRALEDKSAALRDQGLDTVILTQFAFDTEPVAEWIGEVRARGINAPIRVGTPGPAGIKRLLGFARRFGVGANAMIVKKYGFSLTNLVGEAGPDNFVNDLAAVLADQPARKGPGLRGQVGLHFYTFGGLAETAGWARRFTGRQE, encoded by the coding sequence GTGACTAAAACCACTCACACGATCAACCGCGCGGCTTCCCGCGAACTCATGAAGGACTTCTCCCTGGAGATGACGGGCAAGGACGTCCCTTCCCTCCTTGAGGCCAGGCCGCTCATTCCCCTTGGCACGAGAATCAACGTGACCTTCCTGGGAAACGAAGACCTTGAGATGCGTGTGGCCGCCGCCAAGTCGGTCCGGGAGATGGGCTTCGTTCCCGTACCCCACATCTCGGCCCGGCGGCTGGAGTCCGAGCAGCGGTTCAGGGAGTTCCTCAGCCGGCTGCAGGACGTTGACGCGGCGCAGCATATTTTCGCCGTCGGCGGTGATCCCGCCCAGCCCGAGGGTCCCTACAGCGATTCGCTCTCGCTGATACACAGTGGCATCCTGCAGGAGTTCGGAGTCCGCGAAGTCGGAATCGGAGGGTACCCCGAAGGTCATCCGGATATCCGGAAGGACGTCCTGTGGCGCGCGCTTGAAGACAAGTCTGCAGCGCTCCGGGACCAGGGGCTTGACACTGTCATCCTCACCCAGTTCGCGTTCGACACCGAACCTGTGGCCGAGTGGATCGGGGAGGTTAGGGCCAGGGGCATCAACGCTCCAATCCGCGTCGGAACACCTGGACCGGCGGGGATCAAGCGCCTCCTGGGCTTTGCCCGCCGCTTTGGGGTCGGCGCGAACGCCATGATCGTGAAGAAGTACGGATTCTCACTCACCAACCTCGTCGGCGAGGCCGGGCCCGACAACTTCGTCAACGACCTTGCCGCAGTTCTCGCCGATCAGCCCGCGCGCAAAGGCCCTGGCCTCCGCGGACAGGTAGGGCTGCACTTCTACACCTTCGGCGGACTGGCGGAGACGGCGGGCTGGGCCCGCCGGTTCACGGGCCGGCAGGAGTGA
- the purU gene encoding formyltetrahydrofolate deformylase, with protein sequence MALHSQAQRDQACLIVHGPDRPGIVSAVAAVVTRNQGNIVSLDQHSSDPTGGDFFQRIVFSRADLTVALPEIEADLARTLESLGLAWNLTDRSVPKRMAILVSTSDHCLLELLWRHRRGELHVIIPMVISNHTNTAEDVRSFGVPFFHVPSVGSDKSHAEAQILKLLEGNVDFVVLARYMQILSPEFLDQVGVPLINIHHSFLPAFIGAAPYRKAKERGVKLIGATSHYVTKDLDEGPIIEQDVARVTHAHSATDLQARGAYVERAVLSRAVEWHADDRVIRHGNQTIVF encoded by the coding sequence ATGGCTCTGCACAGCCAAGCGCAGAGGGACCAGGCCTGCCTGATTGTCCATGGCCCCGATCGGCCGGGGATCGTCTCCGCGGTTGCGGCCGTGGTCACCCGAAACCAGGGAAACATTGTCTCCCTGGACCAGCACTCCAGCGACCCCACCGGGGGCGACTTCTTCCAGCGGATCGTCTTCAGCCGGGCTGACCTTACAGTTGCCCTGCCCGAGATCGAGGCAGACCTCGCCAGGACGCTGGAGTCGTTGGGGCTGGCCTGGAACCTCACCGACCGTTCTGTTCCCAAGCGGATGGCCATCCTGGTCTCCACGTCAGACCACTGCCTGCTCGAACTGCTGTGGCGGCACCGCCGCGGCGAGCTGCATGTCATCATCCCGATGGTTATTTCCAACCACACCAACACCGCCGAGGACGTCCGCTCGTTCGGTGTGCCCTTCTTCCACGTGCCGTCCGTTGGCAGTGACAAGTCGCACGCCGAGGCCCAGATTCTGAAGCTGCTGGAGGGCAATGTGGATTTTGTGGTTCTGGCACGCTACATGCAGATCCTGTCACCTGAGTTCCTCGACCAGGTTGGCGTGCCGCTGATCAACATCCACCACTCCTTCCTGCCCGCGTTCATTGGCGCGGCCCCCTACCGCAAAGCCAAGGAGCGCGGCGTGAAGCTGATCGGGGCAACCTCGCACTACGTGACCAAGGACCTGGATGAGGGGCCCATCATCGAGCAGGACGTCGCCCGGGTGACACATGCCCACAGCGCCACTGATCTCCAGGCCCGCGGCGCGTATGTGGAACGTGCCGTCCTTTCAAGGGCCGTGGAATGGCACGCCGATGACCGGGTCATCCGGCACGGCAACCAGACCATCGTCTTCTGA
- the ligM gene encoding vanillate/3-O-methylgallate O-demethylase encodes MAPKNLQEVLDSSSGAVDLLRNSQIGSYIYPVVPADFQNWIKEQTAWRSTAVLFDQSHHMDNLFMKGPDAIKLISSTAINSTAVFPVNRAKQYVPTTESGHVIGDGILFRLAEEEYVYVGRAPAANWLLYHGETGGYPNLEMTIDRRSPSRPYGQQVTRQYYRFQIQGPNAWQVIEKLNRGPVEQLKFFNMSTMTIEGTNVRTLRHGMAGAPGLEIFGPYADHGRIRDAIMEAGADFGLVPVGSRAYPSNTLESGWIPSPLPAIYSGEAERGYREWLPADGYEATGTLAGSFVSGNIEDYYLTPWELGYGTFVKFDHDFIGRDALERIDQDTQRKKVTLAWDGDDVTSIFASLFKGEGPNYKFFDLPLANYGSANYDSVIDADGTVVGYSMFTGYSANERRALSLATIDPNVPEGTELRVVWGEPDGGTAKAAVEPHVQTEVRAVVSPVPYSAVARASYRGGWRTNYKSA; translated from the coding sequence GTGGCACCGAAGAATCTGCAGGAAGTCCTCGACTCGTCCAGCGGCGCAGTGGATTTGCTCCGCAACTCACAGATCGGGTCCTACATCTACCCCGTTGTTCCGGCCGACTTCCAGAACTGGATCAAGGAGCAGACCGCGTGGCGCTCGACGGCCGTGCTCTTCGACCAGTCCCACCACATGGACAACCTGTTCATGAAGGGCCCGGACGCGATCAAGCTGATCTCGTCAACGGCCATCAACTCCACCGCGGTGTTCCCCGTCAACAGGGCCAAGCAGTACGTCCCCACCACCGAATCCGGACACGTCATCGGCGACGGCATCCTCTTCCGCCTTGCCGAGGAGGAGTACGTCTACGTGGGGCGCGCACCGGCCGCCAACTGGCTGCTTTACCATGGCGAGACCGGCGGCTACCCAAACCTGGAGATGACCATTGACCGCCGTTCGCCGTCCCGGCCCTACGGCCAGCAGGTCACCCGCCAGTACTACCGTTTCCAGATCCAGGGGCCGAACGCCTGGCAAGTCATCGAAAAGCTGAACCGAGGCCCGGTGGAGCAGCTGAAGTTCTTCAACATGTCCACCATGACCATCGAAGGAACAAACGTCCGTACCCTTCGCCACGGCATGGCGGGCGCTCCGGGTCTTGAAATCTTTGGGCCCTATGCCGACCACGGGCGTATCAGGGACGCAATTATGGAAGCCGGCGCCGACTTCGGGCTGGTGCCCGTCGGTTCGCGCGCCTATCCATCCAACACCCTGGAGTCCGGCTGGATTCCGTCGCCTTTGCCGGCCATCTACTCGGGCGAAGCGGAGCGCGGCTACCGCGAGTGGCTTCCCGCGGACGGCTACGAGGCCACCGGAACGCTCGCGGGATCGTTCGTGTCCGGGAACATCGAGGACTACTACCTGACTCCCTGGGAACTTGGCTACGGCACGTTTGTGAAGTTTGACCATGACTTCATCGGCCGCGATGCCTTGGAGCGGATCGACCAGGATACCCAGCGCAAGAAAGTCACCCTGGCCTGGGATGGCGACGACGTCACGTCGATCTTCGCATCGCTGTTCAAGGGGGAAGGACCGAACTACAAGTTCTTCGACCTGCCCCTCGCCAACTATGGTTCGGCGAACTATGACTCTGTCATCGACGCGGACGGCACGGTGGTGGGTTACTCCATGTTCACCGGCTACAGCGCGAACGAGCGGCGCGCGCTCTCGCTCGCAACCATCGACCCCAACGTGCCCGAAGGCACTGAACTGAGGGTGGTGTGGGGAGAGCCCGACGGCGGCACCGCCAAGGCGGCAGTGGAACCGCACGTTCAAACCGAGGTAAGGGCGGTGGTCAGCCCCGTGCCGTACTCCGCCGTCGCCCGCGCCAGCTACCGTGGCGGGTGGCGGACCAACTATAAGTCCGCCTAG
- a CDS encoding PadR family transcriptional regulator: MSLRYALLALLRVGPLSGYELQKQFSMSVGHVWHAPDSQIYPELRKMEAEHLIEGEEQPRGQRATRRIYHVTDAGEQAFLAWMHTPLEYARVRDPAHLRAAYLEAATPEAAREFFRSHIVQWESELAQWEGELLRIAEIANPMLLRRLAVTAPEDRERTIAFKRFTYEGLVDRARGEIAWAKRGLKLIDELADADGVWADPNAARV; the protein is encoded by the coding sequence ATGAGCCTGCGATACGCGCTGCTTGCCTTGCTTCGCGTGGGCCCGCTCTCCGGCTACGAACTGCAGAAGCAGTTCTCCATGTCGGTGGGTCACGTGTGGCATGCTCCCGACTCGCAGATCTACCCCGAGCTTCGCAAGATGGAAGCTGAGCACCTTATCGAGGGTGAGGAGCAGCCACGGGGCCAGCGTGCCACCAGGCGCATCTATCATGTGACCGACGCCGGGGAGCAGGCCTTCCTTGCCTGGATGCACACACCCCTGGAGTACGCGCGCGTCCGGGACCCGGCCCACCTCCGGGCCGCCTACCTTGAGGCTGCGACTCCCGAGGCAGCACGGGAATTCTTCCGTTCGCACATCGTGCAGTGGGAGAGCGAACTTGCCCAGTGGGAGGGCGAACTCCTGCGGATCGCTGAAATCGCCAACCCGATGCTTCTGCGGCGGCTGGCAGTCACAGCACCGGAGGACCGCGAGCGGACCATCGCGTTCAAACGGTTTACGTACGAGGGCCTTGTTGACCGGGCCCGGGGCGAAATCGCGTGGGCAAAGCGCGGACTCAAGCTGATCGATGAGCTGGCAGACGCGGACGGCGTCTGGGCTGACCCGAACGCCGCCCGCGTCTAG